In Mycolicibacterium phocaicum, one DNA window encodes the following:
- a CDS encoding phage holin family protein: MKSLLLRAAVTGLALWVVTRMVSGIYFVFPVGASQLERVGIILVVAFVFGLVNAIIKPIVQLFAIPLYILTLGLIHVVINAWMLWITSWITENTTHWGLGIDQFWFTAIWAAILLSIVGWALGLVQRAIEK; encoded by the coding sequence ATGAAATCGTTGCTGCTGCGGGCCGCGGTGACCGGCCTCGCGTTGTGGGTGGTCACGCGCATGGTGTCGGGCATCTACTTCGTCTTCCCGGTGGGCGCTTCGCAACTCGAGCGCGTCGGCATCATTCTGGTCGTGGCGTTCGTCTTCGGGTTGGTCAACGCCATCATCAAGCCGATCGTGCAGTTGTTCGCGATTCCGCTGTACATCCTCACCCTCGGCCTGATCCACGTCGTCATCAACGCCTGGATGCTGTGGATCACGTCGTGGATCACCGAGAACACCACACACTGGGGCCTGGGCATCGACCAGTTCTGGTTCACCGCGATCTGGGCGGCGATTCTGCTGTCGATCGTCGGCTGGGCACTGGGTCTGGTGCAGCGCGCCATCGAGAAGTAG
- the cobF gene encoding precorrin-6A synthase (deacetylating), which yields MRTIHVIGIGAGDPDYVTAQAVTALNDTQVFFAMDKGDTKDDLVALRRLICERFIEKPGYRFVALPDPKRAKDREYHEAVAEWHAARARLWADAIETELGPDGVGAFLAWGDPSLYDSTLRILDRVAEHVEFEFDVIPGITAIQALTARHRIPLNDIGEPVLITTGRQLREHGLTGAAVVMLDGECSFLECPPQTRIWWGAYLGTPDEILIAGTVGAVGEQIARERAEARMRHGWIMDIYLLRAESTS from the coding sequence ATGCGCACCATCCACGTCATCGGTATCGGCGCCGGCGACCCGGACTACGTCACCGCCCAGGCCGTCACGGCGCTCAACGACACTCAGGTGTTCTTCGCCATGGATAAGGGCGATACCAAGGATGACCTCGTCGCGCTGCGCCGCCTGATCTGTGAGCGGTTCATCGAGAAGCCCGGCTACCGGTTCGTGGCGCTGCCGGATCCCAAGCGGGCCAAAGACCGTGAGTACCACGAGGCCGTGGCCGAATGGCATGCCGCGCGGGCCCGGCTGTGGGCCGACGCCATCGAGACCGAACTCGGTCCAGACGGTGTCGGCGCGTTCTTGGCGTGGGGCGACCCGTCGCTCTACGACAGCACCCTGCGCATCCTGGACCGCGTCGCCGAACACGTCGAGTTCGAGTTCGACGTCATTCCCGGCATCACCGCCATCCAGGCACTCACCGCCCGACATCGCATCCCGCTCAACGATATTGGCGAACCGGTGCTGATCACCACCGGCCGTCAGCTGCGGGAGCACGGGCTGACTGGGGCCGCTGTGGTGATGCTCGACGGTGAATGCTCTTTTCTGGAATGCCCGCCGCAGACCCGGATTTGGTGGGGCGCCTACCTCGGGACACCGGACGAGATACTCATCGCCGGCACCGTCGGCGCGGTCGGGGAACAGATCGCCCGGGAGCGGGCCGAGGCCCGGATGCGGCACGGCTGGATCATGGACATCTATCTGCTGCGGGCAGAATCGACATCATGA
- a CDS encoding diiron oxygenase produces MTASVKGQTTREEFAERLLKGSVRKSYAPIVDIDWDAPIDPDKYFLPPKVVSLYGTPILEAMSRAEQIELSRQELVNTLSAGIWFENILNQALLRKAMHQDPTASATHYELTELGDETRHMVMFGKAIEKVGADPVRPKWYQRTIINMLPFAFQGSVLWVAALIGEEIFDSLQRQMMDDPELQPMVQRLMRIHVTEEARHIQFARDGLRKRAPEMSWPKRFWIGNLNGVGGLFFRFLFTNKVQYRRVGLDARAARRMARTSPHRIETQIAGFAPLASFLEEVGLLGPIARRLWRRSGFLPGGKIAPATRAEIAEPEDLYDGPATIDGREVRVRLAGHLDPIDGQYHWRGTVFETLDELPRTAVTVAVGERTATARVTERSQQGGYAICGAGLPPFPLT; encoded by the coding sequence ATGACAGCTTCGGTCAAGGGCCAGACGACTCGCGAGGAATTCGCCGAGCGCCTGCTCAAGGGCTCTGTACGTAAGTCTTACGCGCCGATTGTCGACATCGACTGGGACGCGCCGATCGACCCGGACAAGTACTTCCTGCCACCGAAGGTCGTCTCGCTGTACGGCACCCCGATCTTGGAAGCGATGAGCCGGGCCGAGCAGATCGAGCTGTCCCGCCAAGAACTGGTGAACACCCTGTCGGCCGGCATCTGGTTCGAGAACATCCTCAACCAGGCCCTGCTGCGCAAGGCGATGCATCAGGACCCGACAGCGAGCGCCACCCACTACGAGCTGACCGAACTCGGCGACGAGACCCGCCACATGGTGATGTTCGGCAAGGCCATCGAGAAGGTGGGCGCCGACCCGGTGCGGCCCAAGTGGTACCAGCGCACGATCATCAACATGCTGCCGTTCGCCTTCCAGGGCTCGGTGCTGTGGGTGGCGGCACTGATCGGCGAGGAGATCTTCGATTCGCTGCAGCGGCAGATGATGGACGATCCGGAGTTGCAGCCAATGGTGCAGCGGCTCATGCGAATTCACGTCACCGAAGAGGCCCGGCACATCCAGTTCGCCCGCGACGGGCTGCGTAAGCGCGCGCCGGAGATGTCGTGGCCGAAGCGCTTCTGGATCGGCAACCTCAACGGGGTCGGCGGCCTGTTCTTCCGGTTCCTGTTCACCAACAAGGTGCAGTACCGCCGCGTCGGATTGGACGCCCGAGCCGCGCGCCGGATGGCGCGGACCTCGCCACACCGGATCGAGACGCAGATCGCGGGCTTCGCCCCACTGGCCTCGTTCCTGGAGGAAGTCGGACTCCTGGGCCCCATCGCGCGACGGTTGTGGCGGCGCAGCGGTTTCCTGCCCGGCGGCAAGATTGCGCCGGCGACGCGGGCCGAGATTGCCGAACCCGAGGACCTGTACGACGGGCCCGCCACCATCGACGGCCGCGAGGTGCGGGTCCGGCTGGCCGGGCACCTGGATCCGATCGACGGCCAGTACCACTGGCGCGGAACGGTTTTCGAGACGCTCGACGAGTTGCCGCGCACGGCCGTCACCGTGGCGGTCGGCGAACGCACCGCGACGGCGCGCGTCACCGAGCGCAGCCAGCAGGGCGGCTACGCGATCTGTGGCGCCGGCTTGCCGCCGTTCCCGCTCACCTGA
- a CDS encoding LLM class flavin-dependent oxidoreductase, giving the protein MRFTYAEAMTDPKYYIPLAKAADDAGYHAMTIPDSIAYPFESDSSYPYTADGSREFLDGKSFIESFSLIGALSAVTTKLHFNIFVLKLPIRPPALVAKQAGSLAALFDNRLGLGVGTSPWPEDYEVMGVPFARRGKRMDECIDVIRGLTSGDYFEYHGEFYDIPKTKMTPAPTKPVPILVGGHADAALKRAARNDGWMHGGGDPADLDPLLKKLAQYRESEERIGLCDEFQIHVISIDGFTVDGVKRLEDKGVTDVIVGFRVPYIMGEDTQPLDEKIKHLEMFAENVIAKV; this is encoded by the coding sequence ATGAGGTTCACCTACGCCGAAGCGATGACCGATCCGAAGTACTACATCCCGCTGGCCAAGGCGGCTGACGACGCCGGCTACCACGCGATGACCATTCCGGACAGCATCGCGTACCCCTTCGAGTCCGACTCGTCCTACCCGTACACCGCCGACGGCAGCCGCGAATTCCTCGACGGCAAGTCGTTCATCGAGTCGTTCTCGCTGATCGGCGCCCTGTCGGCCGTCACGACCAAGCTGCACTTCAACATCTTCGTGCTGAAGCTGCCCATCCGGCCGCCGGCCCTGGTCGCCAAGCAGGCCGGGTCGCTGGCCGCACTGTTCGACAACCGCCTGGGCCTGGGTGTCGGCACCAGCCCGTGGCCGGAGGACTACGAAGTCATGGGCGTGCCGTTCGCCCGCCGCGGCAAGCGTATGGACGAGTGCATCGACGTCATCCGCGGTCTGACGTCGGGCGACTACTTCGAGTACCACGGCGAGTTCTACGACATCCCCAAGACCAAGATGACGCCCGCGCCGACCAAGCCGGTGCCGATCCTGGTCGGTGGCCACGCCGACGCCGCGCTCAAGCGGGCCGCCCGCAACGACGGCTGGATGCACGGCGGCGGCGACCCGGCCGATCTCGACCCGCTGCTCAAGAAGCTCGCGCAGTACCGGGAATCCGAGGAGCGCATCGGGCTGTGTGACGAGTTCCAGATTCACGTCATCTCGATCGACGGCTTCACCGTCGACGGCGTGAAGCGTCTCGAGGACAAGGGCGTCACCGACGTCATCGTCGGCTTCCGCGTGCCCTACATCATGGGCGAGGACACCCAGCCGCTCGACGAGAAGATCAAGCACCTGGAGATGTTCGCCGAGAACGTCATCGCGAAGGTCTAG
- a CDS encoding DUF5709 domain-containing protein translates to MSSGDYTDEDDDQLTQEDMLIDRGVDDLLDEGYVPPDKWREPRDDETLDELLAEEEPDPAMQLDQVDDPDEQWGEDEVGDRRSGRLVAGEQDGELLAGDVGIDGSAASAEEAAVHIVDE, encoded by the coding sequence ATGAGCTCAGGCGATTACACCGACGAGGATGACGATCAGCTGACGCAGGAGGACATGCTGATCGACCGCGGCGTCGACGACCTGCTGGACGAGGGCTACGTGCCGCCGGACAAGTGGCGCGAGCCCCGGGATGACGAGACTCTCGATGAACTGCTCGCCGAGGAAGAGCCGGACCCGGCCATGCAACTGGACCAGGTGGACGATCCCGACGAGCAGTGGGGAGAGGACGAGGTCGGCGACCGGCGGTCCGGTCGGCTCGTGGCCGGCGAGCAGGACGGTGAGCTGCTCGCGGGGGACGTCGGCATCGACGGGAGCGCGGCCTCCGCTGAAGAGGCCGCGGTCCACATCGTCGACGAGTAG
- a CDS encoding acyl-CoA dehydrogenase family protein, with product MSELFPKYRASWETDQHRELRQHAAAFLAKEATPNQERWAKNHQVDREFWNKLGDAGLLGLDLPEEYGGAGGDFGFSAVVAEEFALAHDSASGWSVHSPIVAHYIDTYGNAEQKARWMPKIISGETVLAIAMTEPGTGSDLQAVRTTAIRDGDHYVINGSKTFISNGSLCDMVVIVAKTDPTQGAAGVSLIVAEVNDLPGFERGRVLEKVGQHGQDTRELFFTDMRVPVANLLGEQEGLGFYQLMSQLARERLVIGSICAGMAEAAVLEAIKYTKQREAFGKPLINFQHNRFQLAELKAEVLSIKTTVDYCVQALIDGDNDPAIASMGKLIAADRAVAVVDRCVQFFGGYGYMMEYPIGRAYAAARVNKIYGGTSEIMKEIISRTL from the coding sequence ATGTCAGAGCTCTTCCCGAAGTACCGGGCCAGCTGGGAGACCGATCAGCACCGCGAGCTGCGGCAGCACGCGGCGGCGTTCCTGGCCAAGGAGGCCACGCCCAACCAGGAGCGGTGGGCGAAGAATCACCAGGTCGACCGCGAGTTCTGGAACAAACTCGGCGACGCCGGCCTGCTCGGCCTGGACCTGCCCGAGGAGTACGGCGGCGCCGGCGGCGACTTCGGGTTCTCGGCCGTGGTGGCCGAAGAGTTTGCGCTGGCGCATGATTCGGCCTCGGGCTGGTCGGTGCACTCGCCGATCGTGGCGCACTACATCGACACCTACGGCAACGCCGAGCAGAAGGCCCGCTGGATGCCGAAGATCATCAGCGGTGAGACGGTGCTGGCCATCGCGATGACCGAGCCCGGGACCGGTTCCGACCTGCAGGCCGTCCGTACCACCGCTATTCGCGACGGCGACCACTACGTCATCAACGGCTCAAAGACCTTCATCTCCAACGGATCTCTGTGCGACATGGTGGTGATCGTCGCCAAGACCGATCCCACGCAGGGTGCGGCCGGGGTGTCGCTGATCGTCGCCGAGGTCAACGACCTGCCGGGCTTCGAGCGCGGCCGGGTGCTGGAGAAGGTCGGTCAGCATGGCCAGGACACCCGCGAGCTGTTCTTCACCGACATGCGGGTTCCCGTCGCCAACCTGCTCGGTGAGCAGGAGGGGCTGGGCTTCTACCAACTGATGTCGCAGCTGGCCCGCGAGCGGCTCGTCATCGGATCGATCTGCGCCGGCATGGCCGAGGCTGCGGTGCTGGAGGCCATCAAGTACACCAAGCAGCGCGAGGCGTTCGGTAAGCCGCTGATCAACTTCCAGCACAACCGATTCCAGCTCGCCGAGCTCAAGGCCGAGGTGCTGTCCATCAAGACCACGGTGGACTACTGCGTGCAGGCGCTGATCGACGGCGACAACGATCCCGCGATCGCCTCCATGGGCAAGCTCATCGCCGCCGACCGGGCCGTGGCCGTCGTCGACCGCTGTGTGCAGTTCTTCGGCGGATACGGCTACATGATGGAGTACCCCATCGGACGGGCCTACGCCGCGGCACGTGTCAACAAGATCTATGGCGGCACAAGCGAAATCATGAAGGAGATCATCAGCCGCACGCTGTGA